TCGGCGGGAGCCAATTGCACGGTCGGTTCGCCGCCGGTAATCAAGCAATCGGGGCCCGGCGCGTGACGCATTTGCTCCGCCATTGCAGCCAGGTGAACGCCAATGTCTTCGGCCGCACCTTCGAGTTCGCGCGAAGCCAACATCGCGTGCGAATAGCCACGATGCTCGGCTTCAATGCCTGCTGCATCGACGGCGACGGCATTGTTGCCGATGATCACATTTGTCACTTGAGCGCGCGGCTGTTGGTTAGAGTAAGTTGCCATCCGCGCTTGCAAGTACTTCGTCGCAGCAGGAGCCAGTTCGAGCGCGTTAAAGCGCTGCAACACGGCCAGCGCAGCTTGCGGCGTTGAATGATCGACAACCGTCGGACCCGAGGCGATGATTTCGAGCGGATCGCCCAGAACATCGGAAATAACGAGTGAAATCAAACGCCCAGCGCTGCAGACCCGTGCCAGTCCACCACCCTTGATGCGGCTGAGTTGTTTGCGAACCGTATTGAGCTGTTCGATGTTCGCACCCGCGCCACTCAAGTGCCGAGTCAGTGCCTGCTTATCAGCGAGCGAGATGCCCACGGCCGGCGCCGGCAACAAAGCCGAGCCACCACCCGAGATCAAGCAGAGGCAAAGATCGTTCGGCCCCAGCGAGCTAGCGATCGAAAGAATCTGTTCTGCGCCGTTAACGCCTTCAACTGTTGGTTCGTTTTGGCCGGCCGGGCGGGCCGCATGCAGGTGAATTGGCCCCGCCTGCAATACTGAATCGGCGGTTACGCAATCGGCCGGCACATTCAGCCAACCCGTGACTTGTTTGGCGCTTAGCAACTCGGGCCCTAGTGCTGCGCACAAGCCGGCGGCCATTCCCGCGCCTGCCTTCCCCGCACCGACAACAGCGATCTGCCGAATCTCGCTCAGCGAAAGAATCCCATCGCCGATGCGCAGTTCGTCACCTTCCACCGCCACGTTATCGAGCACCAGTCGGTCACTGCGAACGGCAGCAACTGCTGCATGCCAAATGGCCAGGGCATCTTCACGAAGTTGAGACGGGGAACGGAGAGGCTTCATAGCAGCTAAACGCAAAAACAAAAGTTGGCAGTCCATGACGACTGCCAACTTTACCATGCCTGGGCCACGTTCGTGGGATAGGCATTCTGCAAATCAACTGTCAGCCCAAGGCGACTGTTAACTGCGAGCCAGTTCGCGCTGACGGCGTTTTTTCTTTTTTGCAGCCAGGCTGCGACGACCGGCTGACGACGACGCCCGCACTTCTTGAATGATGAGCGAGTGCCACCCCGTGGCATAGGTCTCGTAACCAGGGGAGAGGGCGTGCGCGATGCAGCAAGCCTTGTTACCGACGGTCGAAACCGTGTAGTCCTTCTTGCGGGCGAACAATTGGCTGCGATCGGCAAAGTCGATCACATCGTCGAGTACTCGCCCTGCAGAATCGGCCAGCACCCGCCCTGAGTCATCGACGATGCAAACGCGCGAGCGGCGCTTCTCGTCGGCATCGAGCGAGACGCCATTTACAATGGCCTGAGCCAGCGATTCCCAATTGAAGACGATGCCCAGCACCCCCAGCGGTCGACCATTCACATCGCCCCCTTCGCGGACGACGCACGAATAGACGAGTGACAGGCGATTGTTCACCGCGGCACTCCGGTGCACACTTTGAAAGCCAAACTCGCGGCCGCTGCGCGTGGCGAGCGCGGCCTGAAACCAAGGGCTCGAGGCGTGCTCGGTGCCTTGCGAACGATATTGATCGGGGCGACCGTTGGCGATGATCTGTCCGCTCAGGTCGCAAAGCACCAGGTCGTAATAGACGGTGTAGGAATCGAGGATCACACCCATTCGCTGCGAGGCGAAGTTGTAAGCCTCCGGTGTCCGCTGCGTGAGGGCGTTCACCAGGCTGGCGTCTGTCGCCCACCAGCGCACATCGCAGGAACGTTCGTAGAGATTGCGGTCGATCAGGTCGATGTTCATCAGCGCGAGGTCGGACAGGCGAGTTCCTTTGAACGCGGTCGTCATCTGTGCGCTGACCTTGCCGATGCGGGCAAGAGTCTTTCCCGACCGTTGCTTCAGGTTCGCAACCACGCGGGCTGAACTGTTCGAAAGGCCGGCGATTTCCATGGCAACAATGTTGAAGGCCTTGCCGGCGTCACCCGCGCGAGCCGCTTCGATGCGGGCATTGAGCGCGAGTACGCGAATTTGGTCGTTGACGGTGTCGATTGCGGCGATCGTCTTGTTCATCACCTTATCGAGCGTGCTGGTGAGTTCGGCGACGGTTTCGGGATTGAATTTTTCGGTTTGCGGAGTGCTCATTGTCGTTCTCGATTAATACGCGAAGGGTGACGCTGGTCGCTGCATGCGCGAGCCGGGTGTAGCAAGTTGGAAGGGCGGATGCGTTGGCCGGGTTGTGAACACCGACGGCCGAACGTGATGATCGCACCCGTATGGCTGAGTTCTTCCGCCAAGAAGCCAACTGCCAAGCGCGACATCGAACCATAGCACGGGTTTCCGTACACCCATGCGGATTTGGCGTAGCCTGCCAAGTGGCTTCAGGCAAGTCAGTTTCGCGTCAAAACTGATGCATTCTTAATCGCAAGATGCCCGTTCTTCAGGCATTTTGGGCAAACACTAAGTGAGTTGATCGACAGCTGTGCGAATGTTCTTCATAAACGGTTTTATCGGAGATCGTCAAAACATGCTCTATGTTTGTGGGGCATTTGCGTAGTTGGTTGGGGCGAAGCTTGGCGGAGCATCCCTCACCTGCCGGTCGATACAACCGGCATACTCGTACCAAGCGCACGCACGATCTATCGACTTTCGAGTGAAATTGAAATGAACGCCGCCGATAACGAACTCATCGATATCTTCATTATCGAATCGACCGAAAGCCTGGCCGACCTCGACCAGCGTTTGCTGGCCATCGAGACCGCGGGAGAAGCTGCGGACCCGGAACTTGTGAATCAGCTGTTCCGCGCGGTTCACTCGGTCAAAGGTGTGGCCGGCTTCCTGGGATTCGAAAAGATCATTCAAGTTGCGCATCATTTGGAAAGTGCGCTGAGCCTGGTGCGCAGTCGCCAGTTGATAATTAACGAAGACAGCATCGAAACGCTGCTGGCCGGTGGCGATTTGCTTCGCCGCCTGGTGCAAGATGCTCGTCAAAGTGGCAACTACGATGCGCAGGATATGATCAATGCCCTGCAGCGATTGAATCAATCGTGCAAAGCTTCGGCCGAACAGCAACTCGAATCAGCTGAGTCTGGTGTTGCCGCACTGCAGGCGGAATTCACTGCAGTTCCAGGCGCAATCGCAAATCCAACAGCGCCCCGGGCCAGCAACGAGAATCTGGCAGCAACTGCTGCCGCGCCCGAAGCCAGCATTCGTGTCCCCGTGCCGGTGCTTGAACGGCTGATGAACCTGGCCGGCGAGTTGGTGCTGACCCGCAATCAAATGCTGCAAGTGATTGGGGCCGATCGTCGTCGGAGTCTGTCTGGACTCGGAAATCGTCTCGATCAGGTGACGAGCGAACTGCACGACGCCATCATGAGTGCGCGGATGCAACAGGTCGGTACAGTTCTCAATCGCTTTCCACGCCTGGTGCGCGACTTGAACCGCCGGTTGAACAAACAGTGCGTGCTGCAAATTGAAGGAGCTGAAGTCGAACTCGACCGCACGATTCTCGAAGCAATTGGCGATCCCCTTACGCACCTGGTGCGGAATTCGGTCGATCACGGCCTGGAGATGCCGCATGAACGGGTCGCTGCAGGGAAGTCGCCCGAAGGGGCGCTGCTGCTGCGCGCTTTTCACGAAGCAGGCAAAGTTCACATCACCTTGAGCGATGATGGCAAGGGAATCAACGTTCAGCGGGTGCGCGAGAAGGCAATCAGCCGCGGCTTGATCAGTGCGGAACAAGCGGCGTCGCTCTCGCACCGAGAAGTAGTGCAGCTGATTTTTCAACCTGGGTTCTCTACTGCTGAGACTGTGACCGACGTTAGTGGCCGCGGCGTGGGGATGGACGTCGTCAAAACAAGCATTCAGCGCGTGGGTGGTACGGTTGAAATTGAAAGCACGCCCAATCAAGGGACGACGGTTCACATCTCGCTGCCGCTTACTTTGGCAATTATCCCGTCTTGGATCGTCACCCAGAGCAACTTTCGTTTCGCGATTCCCGAATCGGCCATTATCGAACTAGTACGCCCGCAAGCGGGGGACAGCAATCTGCGCGTCGAGACCTATGCCGGTCGCCTGGCACTGCGCTGGCGAGATTCGCTGCTGCCACTACTGCGGATGAACGATGTGCTCCCCGCCAACATGCAACAGGCAGACAAGCGAACTGCAGGCACTCCGCAGAACATTGTGATTGTCGAGACTGGCCGGCGTCGCTTTGGTCTGGCGGTTGACTCGGTCGAAGGGCCGGAGCAAATCGTGGTGAAGGCCCTCGGTCGTCATTTGCGCGATTTCAAGATGCTCGCCGGCGCTGCGGTTCTGGGCGATGGCAGCATCGCGTACGTGCTTGATATCGCAGGTCTGGGCGCTCAGACGAATTTGAAAAGCGGTAAAGACACCAGCCGCGCGGTTACCGAAGTTGCGGGAGAAGAGCAAGAACTGCAAACGGTGCTATTGATTCGCAATGGTGCGGGTAAGTTGCTGGCCGTGCCACGACCGATGATTACTCGCATCGAGCGAATCGATACCACGCAAATCAAGACCACGGGCTCACTCCGCACGCTTACCTATCGCGTGGGCACGCTGCCGATTGTTGAGGTTGTCGATGCTGGTCAGCCACAGCAGTCGCTCAATCAAAATGCTTACGTCCTCGTCTTCAATTCGGCAGGTCGCGAAGCCGGCCTGCTTGCACATGAACTGGTCGATGTTTGCGAAGCGTCTACGAATGTCGATACGACCCTCTTCTACGGCAATGGCCTGATGGGTTCGCTGACGATCGACGGCGAGTTGACTCGCCTGATCGATGTCTACGAACTGCTCGATTGTCAGTTGCAACAAGCTCACTCGAATTGTCGAGCGGAGAAACTAGCTGACGAGCCGAGCGGCGTTGTGTTGCTGGCGGAAGACTCCGCCTTCATTCGTCAGCAGGTGGGGCGCGTGGTCAAGGCAGCCGGTTATCACGTGATTATGGCCGAGAATGGCCTGAAAGCGTGGGAACTGCTGCAAGCTCAACCCGAATTGTTCGACGTTGTTCTGACCGATATCGAAATGCCAGTGATGAATGGCTATGAGTTCTGTACTCGCATTCGCGGCGACGAACGATTTGCCAAGCTACCAGTCATCGCGCTCACGTCGCTCAACAGCGATGAGCAAATTCATAAGGGCGCAGAAGCGGGCATCGATTAATGGTTGATCAAGATGGACCGCGAACAACTCCTCACCGCCATCGCGCAGTTGCTGAAGAATCGCAAACAGCTGGCCGCACGCTAACACCCGATGGAAGGAATGACTCATGTCGCAACTCATGGCTGCTACGAGTGCGGACTCGCTGGAACTGATCACGTTTCGCACGGGCGATATGCTGTTCGGTTTGAACATTCGTCAGGTGCGCGAAATCAATTGCCAGTTGCCGCTAACACCCCTACCTTGTGATGCCAGGCACCTGTGTGGCGTCATCAGCCTGCGGGGCGATGTTC
Above is a window of Anatilimnocola aggregata DNA encoding:
- a CDS encoding glycerate kinase type-2 family protein, whose protein sequence is MKPLRSPSQLREDALAIWHAAVAAVRSDRLVLDNVAVEGDELRIGDGILSLSEIRQIAVVGAGKAGAGMAAGLCAALGPELLSAKQVTGWLNVPADCVTADSVLQAGPIHLHAARPAGQNEPTVEGVNGAEQILSIASSLGPNDLCLCLISGGGSALLPAPAVGISLADKQALTRHLSGAGANIEQLNTVRKQLSRIKGGGLARVCSAGRLISLVISDVLGDPLEIIASGPTVVDHSTPQAALAVLQRFNALELAPAATKYLQARMATYSNQQPRAQVTNVIIGNNAVAVDAAGIEAEHRGYSHAMLASRELEGAAEDIGVHLAAMAEQMRHAPGPDCLITGGEPTVQLAPAELRGKGGRNQQLVLAALCQLLDQQADTLAGAVILSGGTDGEDGPTDAAGALIDGETLARMKQLGLDPHVYLRRNDAYRFFEQLGGLIKTGPTHTNVCDVRVLVVDRVQPQPK
- a CDS encoding methyl-accepting chemotaxis protein, whose amino-acid sequence is MSTPQTEKFNPETVAELTSTLDKVMNKTIAAIDTVNDQIRVLALNARIEAARAGDAGKAFNIVAMEIAGLSNSSARVVANLKQRSGKTLARIGKVSAQMTTAFKGTRLSDLALMNIDLIDRNLYERSCDVRWWATDASLVNALTQRTPEAYNFASQRMGVILDSYTVYYDLVLCDLSGQIIANGRPDQYRSQGTEHASSPWFQAALATRSGREFGFQSVHRSAAVNNRLSLVYSCVVREGGDVNGRPLGVLGIVFNWESLAQAIVNGVSLDADEKRRSRVCIVDDSGRVLADSAGRVLDDVIDFADRSQLFARKKDYTVSTVGNKACCIAHALSPGYETYATGWHSLIIQEVRASSSAGRRSLAAKKKKRRQRELARS
- a CDS encoding hybrid sensor histidine kinase/response regulator, translating into MNAADNELIDIFIIESTESLADLDQRLLAIETAGEAADPELVNQLFRAVHSVKGVAGFLGFEKIIQVAHHLESALSLVRSRQLIINEDSIETLLAGGDLLRRLVQDARQSGNYDAQDMINALQRLNQSCKASAEQQLESAESGVAALQAEFTAVPGAIANPTAPRASNENLAATAAAPEASIRVPVPVLERLMNLAGELVLTRNQMLQVIGADRRRSLSGLGNRLDQVTSELHDAIMSARMQQVGTVLNRFPRLVRDLNRRLNKQCVLQIEGAEVELDRTILEAIGDPLTHLVRNSVDHGLEMPHERVAAGKSPEGALLLRAFHEAGKVHITLSDDGKGINVQRVREKAISRGLISAEQAASLSHREVVQLIFQPGFSTAETVTDVSGRGVGMDVVKTSIQRVGGTVEIESTPNQGTTVHISLPLTLAIIPSWIVTQSNFRFAIPESAIIELVRPQAGDSNLRVETYAGRLALRWRDSLLPLLRMNDVLPANMQQADKRTAGTPQNIVIVETGRRRFGLAVDSVEGPEQIVVKALGRHLRDFKMLAGAAVLGDGSIAYVLDIAGLGAQTNLKSGKDTSRAVTEVAGEEQELQTVLLIRNGAGKLLAVPRPMITRIERIDTTQIKTTGSLRTLTYRVGTLPIVEVVDAGQPQQSLNQNAYVLVFNSAGREAGLLAHELVDVCEASTNVDTTLFYGNGLMGSLTIDGELTRLIDVYELLDCQLQQAHSNCRAEKLADEPSGVVLLAEDSAFIRQQVGRVVKAAGYHVIMAENGLKAWELLQAQPELFDVVLTDIEMPVMNGYEFCTRIRGDERFAKLPVIALTSLNSDEQIHKGAEAGID